The proteins below are encoded in one region of Ghiorsea bivora:
- a CDS encoding Ig-like domain-containing protein, whose amino-acid sequence MNAVDIIPDPRRGTTTAGRTFTTKSITIDNTPLLQSIRLASNFAFQPYAFTGQVIFPGGGVWPHRGHAPVIIDIIDVSGNTVKSYVFDTLNGRGSAPNIIDLSKQYTNLSVLPDGNYTAKFTARAINGTQATTTLSFQIKRSPTVHVILGKTQVTGCETLTGSLTISDPSGQGGTVTLSLPDGSTQSFTYTGGTSAPIPFSYAVSEPVGSTLTFTATATSNSGATSKQPATASANIIAGGLNVTITPAKAVVEPTLNNRRSWMQTVGANQTSVIIDVKDPNNQPVSGASISLKTQLGAGNFGGHDHGADPANAALKPLGTTSAIVDNNDGTYTTTYTASMFASEEKVVADASFRGCIGSAASPVITSKVSNLQAIVLPAGGLHTFVGGTCQHYGAATPWKPDKTAACGGITGSNNQYLTAYRAGLLDRLLKLYEQRWGAGLYINDASLKFGGAFDTNGNWAYKPHSNHRLGLDVDLALKDTSIPMMTLPTSVGADVVYKKLLSAIEELDSELLKQIEVKKHGGNHLHIKPNMNNWRGK is encoded by the coding sequence ATGAATGCTGTGGATATCATTCCTGACCCACGCAGAGGAACTACAACGGCAGGTAGAACATTCACCACAAAAAGCATTACCATTGATAACACTCCATTGTTACAGTCCATTCGCCTTGCTTCAAACTTTGCTTTTCAACCCTATGCGTTTACAGGACAGGTGATTTTCCCTGGTGGTGGTGTGTGGCCACACCGGGGACATGCACCAGTTATTATCGACATCATTGATGTAAGCGGAAACACAGTGAAATCTTATGTTTTCGATACATTAAATGGTAGAGGTTCCGCACCAAATATCATCGATTTGTCCAAGCAGTATACAAATCTTAGTGTATTACCAGATGGGAACTACACAGCAAAGTTTACAGCAAGGGCAATCAATGGTACACAAGCAACCACTACGCTTAGTTTTCAAATCAAACGCTCCCCTACTGTGCATGTTATACTTGGTAAAACACAAGTTACAGGCTGTGAAACACTAACAGGTTCTCTCACAATCAGCGATCCCTCTGGTCAAGGCGGCACGGTGACATTAAGCTTACCTGATGGTAGCACACAATCATTTACATACACAGGCGGCACATCTGCCCCTATACCATTTAGCTATGCAGTGTCTGAACCTGTGGGTTCTACATTGACCTTTACCGCCACAGCCACCAGCAACTCAGGTGCAACAAGCAAGCAGCCTGCAACTGCATCCGCCAATATCATTGCAGGTGGGCTGAATGTAACCATCACCCCTGCAAAAGCTGTTGTTGAGCCGACTTTGAATAACCGAAGAAGCTGGATGCAAACAGTAGGAGCAAATCAAACATCGGTTATCATTGATGTAAAAGACCCAAACAATCAGCCTGTTTCTGGTGCATCAATATCACTCAAAACACAATTGGGTGCTGGTAATTTCGGCGGACACGATCATGGTGCAGACCCAGCCAATGCAGCATTAAAGCCCTTGGGCACAACAAGTGCTATTGTTGATAACAATGATGGCACTTATACCACTACATACACGGCATCCATGTTTGCCTCGGAAGAAAAAGTTGTCGCAGATGCTTCGTTTAGAGGCTGTATAGGCTCCGCAGCATCTCCTGTAATTACTTCGAAGGTTTCTAATTTGCAGGCCATTGTTCTGCCCGCAGGGGGGCTGCACACATTTGTTGGAGGGACTTGCCAACATTATGGTGCTGCCACGCCGTGGAAACCTGATAAAACGGCTGCGTGCGGAGGGATAACGGGCAGTAATAACCAATATTTGACAGCATATCGTGCGGGACTGCTGGACAGGCTGTTAAAGCTATATGAGCAGAGATGGGGTGCAGGCTTATACATCAATGATGCCAGCTTAAAGTTTGGGGGAGCCTTTGATACCAATGGCAACTGGGCATATAAGCCGCATAGCAATCATAGGCTTGGCTTGGATGTGGATTTGGCGCTAAAGGATACAAGTATTCCCATGATGACTCTGCCAACATCTGTGGGTGCGGATGTTGTATACAAGAAGCTTTTATCTGCTATAGAAGAACTAGACTCTGAGCTTCTGAAACAGATCGAAGTTAAAAAGCATGGTGGCAATCACCTTCATATTAAACCAAATATGAATAACTGGAGGGGCAAATGA
- a CDS encoding pyrimidine 5'-nucleotidase has product MLSTIDFKLAVIDLDNTLYAADNGVFARMDEKMITYIQRELDVGREEANMLRVKYWKQYGSTLKGLMQHHGHEAEPFLLEAHDVNAYELLSAHDELRDVLQAIPQRKVIHTNGTTEHAETILKALGIWDCFAAIYDIRFNQYTPKPCVDTFYQLCEAEGVQPKDVVVIDDMQDNLAVAKQAGAKTVWIHADAHQQKHDWDIAAESFVDLLVK; this is encoded by the coding sequence ATGCTTTCAACGATAGATTTTAAATTGGCTGTTATTGACTTGGACAACACCTTGTATGCGGCAGATAATGGCGTGTTTGCGCGTATGGACGAGAAGATGATAACCTATATTCAGCGTGAGCTTGATGTAGGGCGAGAAGAAGCCAATATGTTGCGGGTGAAATATTGGAAACAATATGGCTCAACGCTTAAAGGTTTGATGCAACATCATGGGCATGAGGCTGAGCCTTTTTTATTGGAAGCCCATGATGTGAATGCGTATGAGTTGTTATCAGCGCATGATGAGCTGCGTGATGTCTTGCAAGCGATTCCACAACGGAAAGTGATTCATACCAACGGTACAACAGAACATGCCGAAACGATTTTGAAGGCATTGGGCATTTGGGATTGTTTTGCTGCAATTTATGATATTCGTTTTAACCAATATACGCCCAAACCATGCGTGGATACGTTTTATCAGCTCTGTGAAGCCGAAGGGGTGCAACCGAAAGATGTGGTGGTGATTGATGATATGCAGGATAATTTGGCTGTGGCGAAACAAGCGGGTGCAAAAACAGTGTGGATTCATGCGGATGCACACCAACAAAAGCATGATTGGGATATTGCAGCAGAATCGTTCGTTGATTTATTAGTGAAGTAG
- a CDS encoding penicillin-insensitive murein endopeptidase, whose protein sequence is MILSLPDGSTQSFTYTGGTSAPIPFSYAVSEPVGSTLTFTATATSNSGATSKQPATATANVIAGGLNVTITPAKVLLEPRLRHRADVKPSQVASAYKTPVDILVTDMFGVAITGASVSLTILTVDEGFGGHDHGNWLPPKLIIPKPKGIIFPASGTTITGHVFTEYIGNEISSLEKIEANVYYQGCSLTATSSAITSEISNLTQLAVNSPHFKIGGTDAHHGNNWNGFPTTPDNNHWVSSSTAAKMNIIMTEYPKKFSGAGLYINDASLPKGGRFDAKGNWLDPHQTHRRGIDIDVHTLDSTSQNVKSRLELIKLSDKDLFREILDEGNHLHIYFYPN, encoded by the coding sequence GTGATATTAAGCTTACCTGATGGCAGCACACAATCATTTACATACACAGGCGGCACATCTGCCCCTATACCATTTAGCTATGCAGTGTCTGAACCTGTGGGTTCTACATTGACCTTTACCGCCACAGCCACCAGCAATTCAGGCGCAACAAGCAAGCAGCCTGCAACAGCAACTGCGAATGTGATTGCAGGTGGGCTGAATGTAACGATAACGCCTGCGAAAGTATTGTTAGAGCCAAGACTCCGCCATCGTGCAGATGTAAAACCAAGTCAAGTTGCTTCAGCTTACAAAACACCAGTTGATATATTGGTTACGGATATGTTTGGGGTTGCTATAACTGGCGCAAGTGTTTCTTTAACCATATTAACTGTAGATGAAGGTTTTGGTGGTCACGATCATGGCAACTGGCTGCCACCAAAATTAATTATACCTAAACCTAAAGGTATTATATTTCCTGCATCAGGTACAACAATAACAGGACATGTCTTTACTGAATATATAGGCAATGAAATTTCCTCATTGGAAAAGATAGAAGCAAATGTTTATTATCAAGGATGCTCATTAACTGCCACATCCTCAGCAATAACCTCAGAAATATCTAATTTAACACAATTGGCTGTGAATTCACCGCATTTCAAAATAGGTGGCACTGATGCACATCATGGCAATAACTGGAATGGCTTTCCAACCACGCCTGATAATAATCATTGGGTTTCATCATCTACTGCAGCAAAAATGAATATTATTATGACTGAGTATCCTAAAAAATTTAGTGGTGCTGGATTATATATTAATGATGCTAGTTTACCCAAAGGTGGAAGGTTTGATGCGAAGGGAAATTGGTTAGATCCGCATCAAACACATAGGCGTGGCATTGATATTGATGTTCATACACTCGACTCAACGAGCCAAAATGTAAAAAGTCGATTAGAATTAATTAAGCTTTCTGATAAAGATTTATTTAGAGAAATACTAGATGAAGGCAACCACCTTCATATTTATTTCTATCCGAACTAA
- a CDS encoding CheR family methyltransferase: MKEHKFTWFREFLERKSGIVITKEKAYLVKSRLQPILTKYNADDLNALILKIKQQENSALAAEAIDLMTTNETLFFRDGYPFVALQEHIFPEINQGKGMSSPINIWSAAASRGQEAYSIAMTACEVMPNARQRVQIVGTDLSAESVAFAKQGTYSDIEVKRGVSMPRLNKFFRPMGPSWVVNDDLRAMASFYEGNLVLDTLVTQMHRFGLFDVVFLRNVLIYFSIEERKRVIDRIARTMRKGGYLITGAADLPEGNISKWQRVDVQRQRIWRLC; the protein is encoded by the coding sequence GTGAAAGAGCATAAATTTACATGGTTTAGAGAGTTTCTAGAAAGGAAAAGTGGTATCGTAATTACCAAGGAAAAAGCATATTTGGTCAAATCAAGACTTCAGCCGATTTTGACAAAATATAACGCAGATGATTTGAATGCACTTATTCTTAAGATAAAGCAGCAAGAAAACTCGGCACTTGCTGCTGAAGCGATTGATTTGATGACTACCAATGAAACATTGTTTTTTCGGGATGGTTACCCTTTTGTTGCATTACAAGAACATATTTTTCCTGAAATAAACCAAGGTAAAGGTATGAGTTCACCTATAAATATATGGTCAGCTGCTGCATCCAGAGGTCAGGAGGCATATTCTATTGCTATGACAGCCTGCGAGGTTATGCCCAATGCTAGGCAGCGTGTACAAATTGTAGGCACAGATTTATCTGCGGAATCGGTTGCGTTTGCCAAGCAAGGGACTTATTCAGATATTGAAGTAAAGCGTGGTGTTTCCATGCCAAGGTTAAATAAATTTTTTCGTCCAATGGGGCCATCGTGGGTGGTGAATGATGATTTAAGAGCAATGGCAAGCTTTTATGAGGGAAATTTGGTGTTAGATACACTGGTGACACAAATGCACCGGTTTGGTTTATTTGATGTTGTGTTTTTGCGTAATGTGTTGATTTATTTTAGTATTGAAGAGCGCAAACGCGTGATTGACCGCATAGCCAGAACGATGCGTAAAGGTGGTTACCTCATTACAGGTGCCGCAGACTTACCTGAAGGAAATATATCCAAGTGGCAACGGGTTGATGTTCAACGGCAAAGAATTTGGCGTTTATGTTGA
- the ftsY gene encoding signal recognition particle-docking protein FtsY, whose product MSFFSRLSKGLSKTRESIGGLFPSETKEKISDSQWQDIEDALIMADCGAQLAMDLVRKAKKSKQPMQTLKDNMQATLVTGSEIKEAKPFVLLVAGVNGTGKTTTIGKLANMYADQGKKVLIGAADTFRAAAVEQLAVWVERAGADIVKQAEGADPASVAFDTISRGIAKNYDVIIIDTAGRVQTDTSLMNELAKVYRVIGKALDGAPHEVWHVVDGGTGQNAIVQVEKFREIIHTTGLIVTKLDGTGKGGVVLQLCDKFKLPVRYIGVGESLEDLMPFHAGAYIDSLLPETTQTST is encoded by the coding sequence ATGTCATTTTTTAGTCGTCTTAGCAAAGGGTTGAGCAAAACCCGTGAAAGTATTGGTGGTTTATTCCCCAGTGAAACCAAAGAAAAAATAAGTGATAGCCAATGGCAAGACATTGAAGATGCCTTAATTATGGCAGATTGTGGCGCACAATTAGCCATGGACTTGGTTAGAAAAGCAAAGAAATCAAAGCAACCCATGCAAACCTTAAAAGACAATATGCAAGCCACCTTGGTGACAGGCAGTGAAATCAAAGAAGCAAAACCTTTTGTGCTTTTGGTTGCAGGCGTGAATGGCACGGGCAAAACCACCACGATTGGTAAACTTGCCAATATGTATGCCGACCAAGGTAAAAAAGTATTGATTGGCGCAGCAGACACCTTTCGTGCTGCAGCCGTTGAACAATTAGCTGTATGGGTGGAACGCGCTGGCGCAGATATTGTTAAACAAGCAGAAGGTGCGGATCCTGCATCGGTTGCTTTTGATACTATCTCACGTGGCATAGCCAAAAATTATGATGTGATTATTATTGATACTGCAGGTCGTGTACAAACCGATACCAGCCTGATGAATGAGTTGGCCAAAGTATACCGCGTGATTGGCAAAGCCCTAGATGGTGCACCGCATGAAGTTTGGCATGTGGTTGATGGTGGTACAGGGCAAAATGCAATTGTACAGGTCGAAAAATTCCGTGAAATCATTCATACCACAGGTTTGATTGTGACCAAGCTTGATGGCACTGGCAAAGGTGGTGTGGTATTGCAACTATGTGATAAGTTTAAGTTACCCGTGCGTTATATTGGGGTGGGTGAAAGTTTGGAAGACTTGATGCCTTTTCATGCAGGAGCATATATCGATAGTTTACTGCCTGAAACAACACAAACCTCAACATAA
- a CDS encoding ExbD/TolR family protein, with protein sequence MNLRPRQKRSDLIVDLTPMIDVVFLMLIFFMVSTSFTANNSIKLDLPQSKAQAANKEEKQVVISIKADGQLYVQDERVKDADLRRRILNITKGDPNMRVVIRADADARHKRLVYALDTIRELGMGKVGIATVPLGGK encoded by the coding sequence ATGAATTTACGCCCAAGACAAAAACGCAGCGACTTAATTGTTGATTTAACACCCATGATTGATGTGGTATTCCTCATGTTGATTTTCTTCATGGTCAGCACAAGTTTTACTGCCAATAACAGCATCAAATTGGATTTACCCCAAAGCAAGGCGCAAGCAGCCAATAAAGAAGAAAAACAAGTAGTGATTAGCATCAAAGCTGATGGGCAACTTTATGTGCAAGATGAGCGCGTCAAAGATGCCGATTTACGCCGTCGTATTCTGAACATCACCAAAGGTGACCCCAATATGCGTGTTGTGATTCGCGCTGATGCCGACGCTAGACACAAACGTCTGGTATATGCTTTAGATACCATTCGTGAATTGGGTATGGGTAAAGTTGGTATTGCCACAGTACCGTTAGGCGGAAAATAA
- a CDS encoding aspartate kinase: protein MRIVQKFGGTSVGSIERIQATAKIIKGELDNGNEIAVVVSAMSGETNRLLHLANSMNDNPPMREVDALVATGEQVTAALLAIELHKLGVSAYSFSGAQAGFKTEGSHSKARIKAVQSDHLIQHMEKGSVPVVTGFQGVDANGNTTTLGRGGSDTSAVALAIAVKADSCDIYTDVDGVYTTDPRIEPKARKMDSISYEEMLEFASLGAKVLQTRSVELGMRYNMPIHLRSSFDLVQGTMVTREDSNMERAEISGVAYNRDEAKVTIKGIPDQPGIAAAVFGPVADADINVDVIVQNISEDGQTDLTFTVPRSDYDATMALLQTLCDKMKAREVMGDNTVAKVSIIGVGMRSHTGVAKKMFDVLAQENINIQMITTSEIKVTVVLEEKYVELAVRALHEAFALDQV from the coding sequence ATGAGAATTGTACAAAAATTTGGTGGCACTTCTGTGGGTTCAATCGAACGCATTCAAGCCACTGCTAAAATCATCAAGGGTGAATTGGATAACGGCAATGAAATTGCTGTGGTGGTCTCTGCAATGAGTGGTGAAACCAACCGCCTGCTACATCTCGCCAATAGCATGAATGACAACCCACCCATGCGTGAAGTGGATGCTTTGGTTGCCACAGGCGAACAAGTCACCGCTGCATTGTTGGCGATTGAGCTGCATAAACTTGGTGTATCAGCTTATTCATTCAGCGGCGCACAAGCTGGTTTTAAAACTGAAGGCAGCCATAGCAAAGCACGCATTAAAGCTGTGCAAAGTGACCACCTGATTCAACACATGGAAAAAGGCAGTGTACCTGTCGTCACGGGTTTCCAAGGCGTGGATGCCAATGGCAATACCACTACTTTGGGGCGCGGTGGCTCTGATACTTCTGCGGTGGCACTCGCCATTGCCGTTAAAGCTGATTCTTGTGATATTTATACCGATGTGGACGGGGTTTATACCACAGACCCTCGCATAGAACCCAAAGCCCGAAAAATGGACAGCATCAGCTATGAAGAAATGCTGGAGTTTGCATCATTGGGTGCAAAAGTATTACAAACCCGAAGCGTGGAACTCGGCATGCGCTACAACATGCCGATTCATTTGCGTTCAAGCTTTGATTTGGTGCAAGGCACAATGGTTACAAGAGAGGATTCAAACATGGAACGTGCAGAAATTTCAGGCGTTGCTTACAACCGCGATGAGGCAAAAGTCACCATCAAAGGAATCCCCGACCAACCAGGCATTGCTGCTGCAGTTTTTGGTCCTGTTGCGGATGCTGACATCAATGTCGATGTGATTGTACAAAACATCTCCGAAGATGGACAAACTGATTTAACATTTACCGTACCCCGCAGCGATTACGATGCAACCATGGCTTTATTACAAACACTGTGTGATAAAATGAAAGCGCGTGAAGTGATGGGAGATAATACTGTCGCTAAAGTGTCGATTATTGGTGTAGGTATGCGCTCACACACGGGTGTTGCCAAGAAAATGTTTGATGTACTCGCCCAAGAAAACATCAACATTCAAATGATTACCACCAGTGAAATCAAAGTAACTGTGGTTTTAGAAGAAAAGTATGTAGAGCTTGCCGTGCGCGCATTGCATGAGGCTTTTGCTTTAGACCAAGTTTAA
- a CDS encoding chemotaxis protein CheW gives MSNVLVHETSSVTVMKDNKPVELLTCRIADQWIGFRVQQVREVVKQQKRTTMPMAPYAVAGLINLRGRVITELEVRRVIGEPDRGEDEPFHVVIIETMSGEDFGLIVDDVGEVIVLDEDLFEATPSSLNEVWRQVSDGVLKQEDRVLLLVNVDRFVALTIPNASAPNTKEITMH, from the coding sequence ATGTCAAATGTATTGGTTCATGAAACGTCATCCGTCACGGTGATGAAAGACAATAAACCTGTTGAGCTTTTGACGTGTCGCATCGCTGATCAATGGATTGGTTTTCGCGTACAACAGGTGCGGGAGGTGGTAAAACAACAAAAGCGAACCACTATGCCTATGGCACCCTATGCAGTCGCGGGTTTGATTAACTTGCGGGGAAGGGTGATTACAGAGCTTGAAGTGCGCCGTGTGATTGGTGAGCCAGATAGAGGAGAAGATGAGCCTTTTCACGTGGTTATTATTGAAACCATGAGTGGTGAAGACTTTGGTCTGATTGTGGATGATGTTGGCGAAGTGATTGTGTTGGATGAAGATTTGTTTGAGGCAACACCGAGTTCTTTAAACGAAGTGTGGCGGCAAGTGAGTGATGGGGTGTTAAAACAAGAGGATAGAGTGTTGTTACTGGTGAATGTGGATAGATTTGTTGCATTGACCATTCCCAATGCATCGGCACCCAATACCAAAGAAATCACTATGCATTAG
- a CDS encoding PKD domain-containing protein, with product MKFFNICLVATIIMVGVSFAQARVLPGWFDSQGNPVHTADEVNVQVNVTVQATPQGYRYTYSITSLPNSLQNLVVFEVALSDPYSVVAGTEASPWPHSQGTYFGNPKHPSTLGYQPSLETLSILWSNRFSTFSPGLTLSGFMFISPYPPAMISGRIEGDTEPPVIWDEEQDIPEFYNQTIYGPGKIIPVIGPVKPTTPNVTDNYSVLGCVGGICDVQLDITGPQDPYGTAYTYTWSGAFGTAMGAKPVVQLAAGTYQVSVAVSDPYATLVTATMPITVVDPNPPAGGGNAGGAGSPSNDMDHDGIDDEHDDDRDGDGKPNNEDDDPDHPD from the coding sequence ATGAAATTTTTTAATATTTGTTTAGTAGCAACCATAATTATGGTTGGAGTTTCATTTGCACAAGCTAGAGTTTTACCTGGTTGGTTTGATTCTCAGGGGAACCCCGTGCATACGGCGGATGAAGTGAATGTTCAAGTGAATGTCACCGTCCAAGCTACACCACAAGGCTATAGATATACCTATTCTATAACTTCTCTACCAAACAGTTTACAAAATTTAGTGGTTTTTGAAGTTGCTTTGTCGGATCCGTATAGTGTGGTTGCAGGAACCGAGGCATCCCCATGGCCACACTCTCAAGGAACCTACTTTGGTAACCCAAAACATCCAAGTACGCTCGGTTATCAACCAAGTTTAGAAACACTTTCTATATTATGGTCAAATAGGTTCTCTACATTTTCACCTGGACTTACTTTATCAGGGTTTATGTTTATTTCACCCTATCCACCAGCTATGATAAGTGGACGTATTGAAGGTGATACAGAGCCACCTGTTATTTGGGATGAGGAGCAAGATATTCCAGAGTTTTACAATCAAACCATTTACGGTCCTGGCAAAATTATTCCCGTTATCGGTCCTGTTAAACCCACCACACCCAATGTCACCGATAATTATTCGGTGCTGGGTTGCGTAGGTGGGATATGCGATGTGCAACTGGATATTACAGGTCCGCAAGACCCGTATGGCACGGCATATACCTACACTTGGAGCGGTGCGTTCGGCACAGCTATGGGTGCAAAACCTGTGGTGCAGCTTGCGGCAGGCACATATCAAGTCTCTGTTGCCGTGAGCGACCCTTACGCCACCTTGGTGACGGCGACCATGCCCATCACCGTGGTTGACCCCAATCCACCTGCTGGTGGTGGTAACGCTGGTGGTGCAGGTTCGCCCAGCAACGACATGGATCATGATGGTATTGATGATGAACATGACGATGACCGCGATGGTGATGGTAAACCCAACAATGAGGATGATGACCCCGACCACCCTGATTAA
- the cheB gene encoding chemotaxis-specific protein-glutamate methyltransferase CheB — protein MKILIVDSSAPFRLLLRTCLSDLPDTEIIGVANNGKKALDMIAHLQPDLITLSMKMPDMDGIEILYQMREKYPHIKVIVVACSTETDAEKTLKAMELGAFDFILKPDTNVVDKKTYLQDKLLPEIQQARSLKSVFKRVHVPVKVTPTAVNAAASPLKTSHKVTRGVFKADVVAIGSSTGGPAALQEVLSQLPENFSVPVVVTQHMPKAFITSLATRLNQSSPLVCRVAGQGEVLQAGHVYMAPGDVHMKIMQRGSALVAQLEAGVRVNHAIPSVDVTYESLVALSPAVKTLAVVLTGMGNDGAKGAKLLSEQGNHVLVQNEESSVVWGMAGETFRNGAANEVLPLADIAKAMLRHVA, from the coding sequence ATGAAAATCCTTATAGTTGATAGTTCCGCTCCATTTCGTTTGTTATTACGCACATGTTTATCCGACTTACCCGATACGGAAATTATTGGTGTTGCCAATAATGGAAAAAAAGCATTGGATATGATTGCGCACTTGCAACCAGATTTAATTACCTTAAGCATGAAGATGCCAGATATGGACGGCATAGAAATTTTGTATCAAATGCGAGAAAAGTACCCACATATTAAAGTGATTGTTGTGGCTTGTAGCACGGAAACAGATGCAGAGAAAACCTTAAAAGCTATGGAGTTGGGTGCATTTGATTTTATTCTTAAACCTGATACCAATGTTGTCGATAAAAAAACTTACTTGCAAGATAAATTGTTACCTGAAATTCAGCAAGCGCGAAGCTTAAAATCGGTATTTAAACGTGTGCATGTGCCTGTAAAAGTTACTCCAACAGCAGTAAACGCAGCCGCCTCTCCTTTAAAAACAAGTCATAAGGTAACGCGTGGTGTATTTAAGGCAGATGTGGTTGCCATTGGTTCAAGCACAGGAGGACCTGCTGCTTTGCAAGAGGTGTTAAGTCAGCTTCCTGAAAATTTTTCAGTGCCGGTTGTGGTAACTCAGCATATGCCCAAAGCATTTATTACATCACTTGCGACACGTTTGAATCAAAGCAGTCCGCTGGTTTGTCGTGTGGCAGGGCAAGGTGAGGTGCTTCAAGCTGGGCATGTATATATGGCACCAGGTGATGTGCATATGAAAATTATGCAACGTGGTTCAGCTTTGGTTGCACAGTTAGAGGCGGGGGTACGGGTAAACCATGCCATTCCGTCGGTAGATGTAACTTACGAATCTTTGGTTGCGTTATCGCCAGCAGTAAAAACCTTGGCTGTGGTTTTGACGGGCATGGGTAACGATGGTGCTAAAGGCGCCAAGTTACTGTCAGAACAAGGAAATCATGTGCTTGTCCAAAATGAGGAAAGCAGTGTGGTGTGGGGTATGGCAGGTGAAACCTTTCGCAATGGTGCTGCTAATGAAGTCTTACCTTTAGCTGATATAGCTAAAGCTATGCTCAGGCATGTGGCCTAA